From the genome of Triticum aestivum cultivar Chinese Spring chromosome 1A, IWGSC CS RefSeq v2.1, whole genome shotgun sequence:
AATGCGCTGGACATGCCTGTGGTGAATGATTATATGCAATCTGATGCTTGAAATTTTCAACTGTATTGAGTTTGTGTGTTGGTGTATCTATCGACGGTCTAAGCAGATGTGCAGAAGGCGGAAAAGTAGCATGTAACCATTTAAATCTGGTTCGCTATTTTTTCATTTCTTTCTATGAGCAGTTAACTGGAGTTTATGGAATACCTGAGACACAAGTGAAATCATTACTTAAGCTTGGTCACATGTGTGATACCATTTTTTCTATCCTTAGGTTTAACTTTTTTTGAGGGAATCCTTAGGTTTAACTTGATCAGACCATAATCCTAGAACTGGAGCAGGAGCACCTAACTGCAGAGAGTGTTAGAGATCTCAAGGGGCAATGGGTGAGGCCATTACCGGAGTCGAAGCGAGGTCCCTTGCCTGCTCATCACAGGCGTGATGAAGGGTCGGTTTAGACGATCATGGCAGGTACAGGCATCCTTCAGATCGCCCATATGACAGATGTCCTGCAACTTGTATATCTCATCGTCGCCTCGTCACTGTGAGGTGACTGACGGCAATGGAGATGGCCTTCCCGTCGTCCAATTGCCGGTAGGTTAGGGTGCCCCTGATCAAGGCGCATTAGTTGGGTGAGGGGCACAAATGTTGGCGTGTGCCTCCCTTTACGTTATTGCTCCCGCTGTCTGGAGATCAATCCATCAATCATAGCTTTGAATCATGGTCAAATGGACTTTGACACTTTGTAGTACTTAACAAAATCTTCTTACATCTGAAGATGCATGAGTGCATTACTACACCGTATTACAGATTACAGACTGCAGGCCAATGCCTAAATGGACATATGCTTACTGGCACCATCTATACAACAAGGTCATATGTAGATATATTTTTAGTGCCTGCAAGGTTGTTATTTCAGAAAAAAAAAGCTACTACATATTTTAGCACCTGCAAAGTCAGGATTTACATGCACAGAAAAAAAGGCAATTTCCTAAAATATATACATGGTCTCAGGAATCTTCTGCAAACTCTTCTTCCAGCGAGCTCCGTATCTACAGTGCTTCAGGAATCTTCTGATGATCAATTTTCAGCTGTCCTGCAACTTGTATATCTCATCAACATAGTCTTCGGTATCCCAAAGGAAGGAACCAAATGCAATGGCTTCAAGCAGCAGTCTTTTTAGGGATGCCGGATCAAGTATCACCGCCCCGTCAATCTCCGTGGAGCCCATCTTTTCTCCAAAGAGTGCCCAGCTGTGCTTCTCGATGAGATTACAAGCCTCGTTTGTGCGCAGCTTCGCGCATAACTCCAAGGTCTTTGGATCGAAGCCCATCATGTAACTCTTCAGGTCATGAGGATCAACGACAGACCGTGGTTTTGAGGAAGGCACCGTTCCCACAGAACCGCCAAAGGCCTCTTGCTGTTCCTTTTTACAGGTAGTTGCAAGTTGAGCATTGAGAAGCTGAATTGGCTGTAAAAATTCTTCTGACCGAGCAAAAGTCAGGTCCAGGCGATGCCTTACAGCGACAGATTTGAGGAAGTACCCATACATTATTGAAGCAGAATAGATCCGAGCTAATTGCAGCCTTTTGACACGAAGTGTTGAGCGATTGATCTTGGGGCCATTCCTGTGCACCCATCTGATAATGCTAGTCAAGTGCTCCTTAATTTGACCTAGCACCTCAGGTCCATGAATGGATTCAAGATCTGCCTCCCTTGGTGGCCATATATGTAATCTTCTATTACTGATGATTTTTGATAGATTCGGAACCATCGGAACCTCAATCTTGGAATATTTATGAACAATCAACATGTACATGACGTCCTCAATAGCAGTCCTGCACTCCTGGTCCTTCATTTCAGCAATTCTCCTATTTGTAATGGTTCCAGACAATATACTTAGTTATCCAGGAAAATATAATACAGTAACAAAagtgaaaagaaaaaaacaaaaaatcagGTTGACGATATTTGCTGTGTCAGGAATCCAACAACTGCACCAGCTACTTAATGGATTCAGTTAAATCTGACAGTCTCTAAAAAAAGTTAAATCTGACATATGTAGGTCATGAATAAACACATGGCAAACATGGAAGAGAATCCAGGAGTGAATATAGGACCTTACTGTCCTTATTCTTTCATTTAAACTAACAATGACCCATATCTTGTCTACACTGATacttcctccgtaaagaaatataagagcgtttagatcactactttagttatctaaacactctaATAGTTAGCCTGTCCAGGTTTATGCTCCCACCATAAACCTCTGGTGATACCCTTGTTTTGGATTTCAGCCTCACTTACAAGGTAAAACACTCGTATTACGCTCCAGGTGCTATGAGGTCATGTCGAACTGAAGTGTTTGTCATTCTAATACAAGAGCGCATTATTGTCTGTTTTCACAAATGTTGGAAATATATACAGAAAAACATTGGAAACAAATCAAATCAGCAACATTAA
Proteins encoded in this window:
- the LOC123067803 gene encoding UV-B-induced protein At3g17800, chloroplastic, which gives rise to MAALRPAPRAAIGDRGPAAVCRGSRRPSYLSSASPCWQQGNILNRKSKCTTRKLLTTVTGAKGDESEFDSVNAPLEPQTWEGSFLCGLLKNQPQIFLVAAAKQLQRLSIQRKDTLTRWEYSIGSSEDCLHRRIAEMKDQECRTAIEDVMYMLIVHKYSKIEVPMVPNLSKIISNRRLHIWPPREADLESIHGPEVLGQIKEHLTSIIRWVHRNGPKINRSTLRVKRLQLARIYSASIMYGYFLKSVAVRHRLDLTFARSEEFLQPIQLLNAQLATTCKKEQQEAFGGSVGTVPSSKPRSVVDPHDLKSYMMGFDPKTLELCAKLRTNEACNLIEKHSWALFGEKMGSTEIDGAVILDPASLKRLLLEAIAFGSFLWDTEDYVDEIYKLQDS